The nucleotide window TTGGATATATCCGTCATTGTGCCCAACTGCGAGCTCGTATAGGGATCCCGAGAATCGcacaagaaaaagcaagcataCTTGATCTGCGCTACGAAGCCACCAATACGCACATACAATTCCAGGATATGTTTCAGAATTGCCTTTATCTAGCATGTCGTGTCCGGCTGAAGATTCTGACCCAGCGCCACAAGAATGCGTTGACACGGATTAATTGATACCCATCTGCCTACCGTTTTAGAGAGAGTAACGGCCATTGTCTGTGCCTGTAATCTTGCAGTGCCTATTCCAACTGAGATCATACACCCTTGGTCATTagtcttcatcatggccctCGAGAGTGACAACATTGAAGGACGAATATATGTGGAAGGCTCTCAAAATGTTGAGAAAGCACCCAAGGGCCTTGTGGCCCCTAAGTACATGGGTACTATAAGAGACCAGCGCGACATGAGTGCTCTGGGCCGTGTCCAGGTCTTAAGGGTAGGATGCAATGTTCCATGCTATAGCTGCCTTATGCTAATGAAAGATAGCGAAATTTCAAATTCATCTCAATTCTTGGATTCGGCTGTACATTAATCTCCACATGGGAGGTCATCTTAACGtgagtactactacagaAATTATAGTACATTGGTTAATCTATGAGCAGATTATTGACCAGTGGACTGACAGACGGAGGGACCGCTGGGTTGATATGGGGCTTTATCATCGTCACAGCCGGCTTCGCGCTTGTCTTTGCCAGCATAGCTGAGATGGCATCTATGTACGTATTAAACCCCTTGAGTATTTATTGCTCGGAGACAAAGCATCCTAATAAATGATGAAGGTCACCAACATCAGGTGGTCAATATCACTGGGTATCAGAGTTCGCTCCTCGCAGGGGACAGAAGTTTTTGAGCTACATAACGGGTATGTCGAGGATATGCGCTCTCCCAGCTTAAGTCTGACAAAGACACCAGGATGGCTGTGTGCAACAGGTTGGCAATGTGCCATTGTGGCCATTGCTTATCTGGCAGGTACAATCATTCAAGGATTGATAGTGCTAAATCATCCGGATTATGAATTCGAGCGGTGGCACGGTACTCTGCTGGTTATAGCTATCACAGCATTTTCCATCTTATTCAACACATTTCTAGCCAAGAATCTCCCTATGGTTGAGGGACTGATACTCATCATTCATGTTGTGGGCCTATTTGCTATAATTATCCCACTTTGGGTACTTGCTCCGCGAAATAGCGCAAAGGCTGTCTTCACCGAATTCTACGATGGAGGCGGATGGGGAAGTCCTGGCACCGCTACTCTTGTCGGCTTgtctactactatcactTCCATGATTGGATACGATTGCTCTGTTCATATGTGTATGTGCCTCATTACCATCGAAAGCCTGGTTCTAATACAGAGATAGCGGAAGAGATTAAGGATGCATCAGAAACACTCCCCAAAGCTATGATGTCTGCAGTGGGTGTTAATGGCATTCTTGGATTCATCATGATTGTTACCCTATGCTTTACTCTGGGAGATGTCAACAACATCTTGCAGAGTCCAACTGGATTTCCATTCATCCAAATATTCTACAACACTACCCGCAGCTACGCGGCAGCAAACACTATGGCAGCTATACTCGTCATCACACTGACCGCCAGCACAATCACCGAAGTAGCCACAGCATCCCGCCAACTGTGGTCATTTGCGCGAGACCAAGGACTCCCATTCTCGTCTTTCTTTGCATATGTAAGTACTATTATACCACAGCTACTAGTACCAGTTTTAGTGACTCACGAATCAATGCACAGGTCACTCCCGGCTGGAATATACCTCTAAACTCTGTCCTCGTCTCACTAGTCGTTACTGCGCTTTTAAGTCTCATCAACATCGGGTCCAACCTAGCTCTGAACGCCGTTATCTCATTAACAATCACGTCGCTCATGTCGGCTTACATCCTGTCCATCGGGTGTGTCCTGCTGAAGCGACTGCGCGGTGAAAAGCTCCCACCGCGACGATGGTCGCTCGGCCGGTTCGGGATGGGCATCAATATTGCTAGTCTCGCGTTTCTATTTCCGATATTCGTATTTTCGTTTTTTCCACTGACAAAGACTGTGGATGCGCATAGTATGAACTGGAGTGTCGTTATGTACCTGCCAATGGTTGGGTTTGCATCGGTGTATTATTACTTCTGGGGGAGATACCAGTTCATTGCACCAGTGGCATTGGTAAAGAGGGACATTGATTTGAATGACATGTGAGGGCTGAGTGGCAGTGTATAGCAGTACGCTTGTTTTGTGTATGATACGGTCTGATAATAACTACCGTATGTACATACATCCAACGTAAGAACCTTATATCGAGCGTTCAacattttatctatttaaagGAACACGAGTACAAAATGAGCCTCGTTCCACACGCAAGAAAAAGTCGCAGCCATCTAATGAACATCACTTCCCACCATACTCCCacacaaacaacaacaacacactAAAATCAACTATTACTAGACATTCAAACGGACCAAAAAGCGGCCCAGTCCAGGGTAAACCCCGGCAATTGGGTATCCATCTCACCCGCGGAAATGCTACCTGCGTGACCAATGCGCACACACAAAAACTAGTAACTACTTCCTCCGCGCAAGAAACgttacacacacacaatcaCAGATCAACCGGAGCTATCTAGTCCACGGAACAACATGCCAATACTTACATCATCAGACAGGGATATAACTATTTACCGCTTTCTCAGCCTTGAAACACGGCCGGTCAGTTCTCTGTCGGGCACATCGGGACGGAATGAATACCTGATCGGTCCATCATCCCTGCCCGTGTGTCAGAGAGTGCGTTCTTATGTGTAACCGTGCGCGCGCGGCGTCATAATCTCTCCAGAAATGGGACAGGTTAGAGGCTTACGGACGATCCAGGAGTGTCGATTACACCTGATATTTATAACGAAAGGTGTAGtagattattaaaagaaCCCATCCTCGAAAATCAGGGCATACCAAACAAGATGAGCAGCGAGAACAACACAAAAAAGTACGGAGACACAACGTACTTTCTAACCCACGCCAACCCATAACAGTAGAGACCGTCGCATCAAAGgaacccacccacacacccGATTTAGTCACTAGTCAATAaataactagctagctagctgacTAGTTAGTTCTATCTAGTAGATAGCCTCTTCCCGTCCAGCCCCAGAGCCTTGGGTTCTAGCTCGATCAGATAAGCGCCCCCCTTCCCGCTGGGTATGTGTGCCGaagggggttggttggttggttggttgggtgATGCTGATTGCGTAACGCGAACCCAGGCAGGCCCAGACCAAGTGTGTCTGTCTGAGGACTCGGCTGACTTTTCCGACCAAAAGAGGGAGCGCAATACTATTCGGCTTTCATCTGCTGCTACATCGGACTCTCCGACGGTAGCATATTCTGTGTGTGCCACCCCCTTACAGGAGAAACATGAGCCAGAGGCAAATGTTTGTATGAATGAGTGAATGCACGGGGCCACTCGTAACTCCGTAATTCCGGAGTCCGCTGCATCATATTGTGTAATCTGATCATACAGCTagtctcttcttcctctcctgatcttcattcttccccAGCCCGCTATGGAGAACGACGGGTCATGCCAAGTTCCAGAACGTTTTGGTGTGGTGCTAGTTGTGTTCTGGAAAGTGAGGAGGAGCTATTGAATTTAGCGCtactgatgatggtgttatTATTGGGAATGATGAGCAGCTTTCGCTGGGAAAAAGGGCAATGTACTCCGGCGGAAAGGAGGTTCCCCTTTCATTTAAGAACATTACTCAAGGAGGTATAATTCAtatctgattgattgatttgattgatatGGTGAACGCGTCGGCCGATGTCGGAATGTGCCCCACTCGGAGGCCCGGGTGACCTGTCACATGCGGTTACACGGGTTCCGGTGAACGGATGGCTTTGTTTGTCATAATGTGTACGGTGTGGATTGGTTGAGGGTTGAGCAGTACACATTTTTGGTTGCGTGTATGTTGAGAACAAAAGGAAACATTAGACTATTACTCGTGATGGGTTGGGGTTACTGTCATGGTaaatgggaaggaagggaaggagagctATCAGCCGAGGTGGGATGACACACGGATGACCGGACACAGAACGCGACAAAGTTATCTGATCCGTATCCAGACTAGCCACCGATCACGTGAACGGTCAGCGGTATGTGCAACCCGAGACGGTTGTTGTTCCCTCATCCTGAGAGAATATGGGGAAAGCTATAGGGACGGTGTCGGAGCGAGATCCCGATGGGGTATTCCATGATTGTTCAATAATATCGGATAGCTTGATAGCATTGAAAGAGGAAATAACCAGACAAGTGTGCTTAACCGAGGACCGATCCTTGCCTTGAAGGTGGGTGAGACCGGATCAGATTAGATCGGTAACGTAACTCGGCTGTTGCAATGTTACGTACCGGTACGAGAGGAATTGGGAGATTTGCCGCTGTCAGGCCACTTGCAATGGCCGGATGAACGATCTGAATGCGGTCGTGGCAAGTGATCACAGGCAGttctgggggtgggggaagCAATGGCTGATTAGTTAGGAAGATGGTAAATATCTCACGCAAGCCTGATATCATATCCAACCCGGGATAAGGAATCCATCCAGCTAGGCTGGCAGGGCAGTCCATTCATTTGTCTCCAATTACTACCAGGTCGAGTAAACTGTCCCGCTAGCTGCAGATCGGGCTGCCAACTCGACTGTTTCCCCGCGGGGGTCTCAACCCTGAGATGGTCTGATTGGTGAGAATGAGTTTGTAGTCACCGGAGTACATGGAAGACCTTATCAGAAGAAGACCAAAAGATGTGTCAAAAGATTCCAGGCTCAAACCCCCTCTTTGAGGGTAGAAAAGGCAAATTGCCTTTGCGTGGGATAAACGCTTCCGTCGGTCATGGACAAGACGGGTAAAGTAAGTTACAGACAGACGGTAATGACGGGAGGTTCACCGACGGGGGGCGAGTGGCAAGTCCGACCGTGGATTTCGTACCAGTTATTCATGATTGAATAATGATTGTGTGCGACAAAACAAGtccgtcttctcttcttcatggctACTTTTTTTCCCACTTTACTCCCCTCCAGCCCGGCCACTTATCTGATTCTTTTTTCGCACGTGCTTGAAATCCAGTTCATCCCCCAGCTGTCTTGACTGGAATCACagctataataaaaagacttAACTCTTCCTCACACACCCACCCGGTCGGACTACCGGAATCCTCCGTACGCCAAAAAGGACGCCAACAGGCGAAAGGATTCCGACTAAGTAGCGACTAAATCGCCCACCATCTGATGTGCATCGTCGTCTAGTCTATCGGAACCGTTATCCCGGTGCCGTCTGCCCCAGGCGAACTGATTTCACCCCCATTCTTCGaccattcatcatcatcctcacccactGCTGACCTGTTCTCTCCGATTGCTGCTGGTCTGATTCGGGTCTCCATCACGGTTGCGGTGTCCACTAGCTGACCCGATCCACTggccttcttttccaatTCCCCTTTTTGTGGCTCTTCTTTCCTACATTTGACCAGCCATTATCTTGCGATTGCGTGGTCTTCGACTTTTGTCTGCtatcctctcttcctcttcgccaaTTCCTCTGGGTTGGCGACTTAGCACCAATTGTCGTATCTTCCGCTGTCATAGAACCGCAATGGGTATGGTTAATAATCTCTCTCGCGCGTACTGCTCTATTCATGTCATTGACAATTGCTGATATCAATTCTCTGAACAGTTCACGCCGTACttcctccaccgccgccgtcgaGGCCTGTGACGTCGCGGACGTCACTTGTTCCTAATGTGGAGCATGCGATCGTTCCCCGGTCGTCTACCTCCCACCCTGACAATCCGGTTCCAGAGGAGCCTCGTGGCGTTCGATCGCTCTCGATAACCGATGTGAACTTCAGTGTTTCCACTCCATCATCGCCAGAGACAGATACTACCGGTTCAGGGACAAGCTCGGGTGTCCAGACCCCTGCCACTGAACTCCAATCCGAGGCTGAAGATTCCACCCGCGATGGCTCCGAAAAGCAACGACGAGCATCCACCGTGCTCATTTCTCAGAACTCTGATGATATGAGACGTATTCTGGAGAACGTGGGAGCTAGCGGTACACAGAAGCTTCAGCCACTTtgctgcggtggtggatgctgCCGCAGCAAGCCCTTGGTCAACTTCACTCCTCCACTGGCTGGAGTGAAGGCCATCACTCCTCCGGATAACAAGGCCTACCAATGCCTGAAGCTCAATGTCGATTATTTCACCTTGGACAGCGAGTTGAGCAACGTTGCCCCTTTGCCCGAGAAGACTGTCTCCTTCTCGTCCGTCCCAGGCTACGCAGTAGATGTGCAGCTGGGTCCGGCAGaccatcctccttctttcgtCCAGCCTCACCCACCGTACAATGTCTACCGGGCGCCCTTGTACCATGCGCGCGAGCTGACAGGGTCAGGTGCGGAGAAGAGGACGTATCACTTTGACATCGACGTCACCGACTACCCTGCAGAGAGTGGAAACGTCGATTTCATTGTGGGCGGCGCCATTGGAGTGTGTCCTaagaacaaggaagaggaggttgatgaCATCTTTGACCAGCTTGGTGTTCCCAAGTTTCTCCGTGATAAGAAGATCGTCGTGCGCACTGAGAAAGGCCGCTGGCCTACCATCTGGGGTGACGACCAGCCCCGGGAATTGATCACCACCCGGCGGGAACTGCTGAGCTGGTGCTCCGATATCCAGAGTTATGCTCCCAACAAGGCTCTGTTCCGCCTACTCGGCGAATATGCCAGCGATCCTAGCGAAAAGAAGATTCTCTTGTTCCTTTCCTCCGCCCAGGGCCAAGGTGCTTTCTGTGACCTGCGCACCAGCTCCCACGTCACCGTCTCCCAGTTGCTTCACgcattcccttcctctcaccCTCCCTTGGATCACCTTCTCTCCGTCCTGAACACCCTCATGCCTCGCTTCTACTCCTTGTCTCAAGATCCGCTTCTATCGTGCAAGCAGAAGGGCTCGGTGACACGGCGTGTGATCGAGGTTGCGGTAACCGTGGCCGAGTCTGAGGACTGGAAGGGAGGCCTCCGTACTGGTGT belongs to Aspergillus luchuensis IFO 4308 DNA, chromosome 3, nearly complete sequence and includes:
- a CDS encoding FAD binding domain protein (COG:C;~EggNog:ENOG410PHQS;~InterPro:IPR003097,IPR001433,IPR017927,IPR001709, IPR023173,IPR017938,IPR039261;~PFAM:PF00175,PF00667;~go_function: GO:0016491 - oxidoreductase activity [Evidence IEA];~go_process: GO:0055114 - oxidation-reduction process [Evidence IEA]); the encoded protein is MVHAVLPPPPPSRPVTSRTSLVPNVEHAIVPRSSTSHPDNPVPEEPRGVRSLSITDVNFSVSTPSSPETDTTGSGTSSGVQTPATELQSEAEDSTRDGSEKQRRASTVLISQNSDDMRRILENVGASGTQKLQPLCCGGGCCRSKPLVNFTPPLAGVKAITPPDNKAYQCLKLNVDYFTLDSELSNVAPLPEKTVSFSSVPGYAVDVQLGPADHPPSFVQPHPPYNVYRAPLYHARELTGSGAEKRTYHFDIDVTDYPAESGNVDFIVGGAIGVCPKNKEEEVDDIFDQLGVPKFLRDKKIVVRTEKGRWPTIWGDDQPRELITTRRELLSWCSDIQSYAPNKALFRLLGEYASDPSEKKILLFLSSAQGQGAFCDLRTSSHVTVSQLLHAFPSSHPPLDHLLSVLNTLMPRFYSLSQDPLLSCKQKGSVTRRVIEVAVTVAESEDWKGGLRTGVGSGYLERVARRLIDAEKKGIDPQTLDLHVPMFRGLMANPLAKRFASDGPMLLIGAGVGIAPFRGFVQRRLQSANCANKVWVLQGVRDSLLDELYRGEWGVEEEKVRTVVQSRRGESKYVQEEVRNQADLVWYVINALDGRVFVCGSGKGMGEGVEAALVDVAMAKGNLNMEEATLFWENKKEAGQYIAETW
- a CDS encoding putative GABA permease (COG:E;~EggNog:ENOG410PIEB;~InterPro:IPR002293;~PFAM:PF00324,PF13520;~TransMembrane:12 (i57-78o90-109i136-160o180-200i207-228o248-269i290-313o339-361i381-409o415-441i461-480o492-511i);~go_component: GO:0016020 - membrane [Evidence IEA];~go_function: GO:0022857 - transmembrane transporter activity [Evidence IEA];~go_process: GO:0055085 - transmembrane transport [Evidence IEA]); this translates as MALESDNIEGRIYVEGSQNVEKAPKGLVAPKYMGTIRDQRDMSALGRVQVLRRNFKFISILGFGCTLISTWEVILTLLTSGLTDGGTAGLIWGFIIVTAGFALVFASIAEMASMSPTSGGQYHWVSEFAPRRGQKFLSYITGWLCATGWQCAIVAIAYLAGTIIQGLIVLNHPDYEFERWHGTLLVIAITAFSILFNTFLAKNLPMVEGLILIIHVVGLFAIIIPLWVLAPRNSAKAVFTEFYDGGGWGSPGTATLVGLSTTITSMIGYDCSVHMSEEIKDASETLPKAMMSAVGVNGILGFIMIVTLCFTLGDVNNILQSPTGFPFIQIFYNTTRSYAAANTMAAILVITLTASTITEVATASRQLWSFARDQGLPFSSFFAYVTPGWNIPLNSVLVSLVVTALLSLINIGSNLALNAVISLTITSLMSAYILSIGCVLLKRLRGEKLPPRRWSLGRFGMGINIASLAFLFPIFVFSFFPLTKTVDAHSMNWSVVMYLPMVGFASVYYYFWGRYQFIAPVALVKRDIDLNDM